Part of the Candidatus Palauibacter australiensis genome, GAGGAGGTTCGAGGAGAACGATGATGAGAAAGTTCGATCCGATTCCCTTGAAGCGAGCGGCCATCGCGATCGGAGCGGCATTCGGCGCCCTGAGCGTCGCGGGGCCGGCGGGGGCGCAGCAGAACGGGTCTGGAGACATGACCTTCAACCGGGACGTGATGCCGATCCTCCAGGCCAAGTGCCAGGAGTGTCACCAGGAAGGCTCGATCGCCCCGATGTCGCTCCTCACGTACCGGGACGCGTACCGCTGGGCATCGAGCATCCGCGAGAAGGTCTCGAACCGAGTCATGCCACCCTGGCACCTCGATCCCACGGTCGGGATCCAGGAGTTCAGGAACGACCGCAGCCTGTCGAACGAGGAGATCGGGACAATCGTCGCGTGGATCGATGGCGGCCGGGTAGAGGGCGACCCCGCGGACCTGCCGCCTCCCGTCGAGTTCCCCGATCCGAACGAATGGCGCCTCCTCGATGAGTTCGGGGAACCCGACCTCGTCATCGCGTCCGAACCCTACACGCTCGAAGCCGAAACGATGGACAAGTGGTGGCGGCCCGTCACGCCGACCGGCATCACGGAGCCCCGCTGGGTAAAAGCCATCGAAATCAGGCCTGCGGGCAACGATGGGCGCACGATCACACACCACGTCCTCGCCTTCCTCCAGCAGAACGAGGAGGAGAGCCCCATGAGCGCCCGCATCGTCGAGGCGAGCACGCGCGGGGGCGCGATGGGCGGCCCGGATCTCTTCATGGAGTGGGCCGTGGGCAAGGAGGGAGAGATCTTCCCCGAGGGCGCGGGCAAGATCATGCTCCCCGGCTCGCAGATCCGCTGGGAGGTCCACCTCCACGCGATGGGCGAGCGCGTCGAGGACAGCTACGTCGAACTCGGCGTCTGGTTCTATCCCAAGGGCGAGGAGCCCCGGAACCGCACGCGGCTCATGATCTACAACGCCACGGGCCGGACGGGCCTCGACATCCCGCCGGGCGAGATCGCCGTCACGCAGGACTTCCACACCCTGCGCTGGCCCGCCCGCCTGGAGAACTTCCAGCCGCACATGCACATGCGCGGCAAGGCCATGTCGCTCGAGGCGATCTACCCGGACGGCCGCAAGGAGTTGATCAACCAGGTCGACAACTTCCAGTGGAACTGGCACATCAACTACATCTACGAGGAAGACGCCGCGCCGCTCCTCCCTGCCGGGACGACCCTCGTCATTACCGCCTGGCACGACAACACGGTCGAGAACCCGAACAACCCCGACCATGAGCAGTGGGTCGGCTACGGGGATCGGACCGTGGACGAGATGGCGCACCTGTGGGTCGACGTGACCTACCTCGATCCCGCGGAGTTCGAAGCGCTGGTCGCCGCCCGCGAGGAGGCGAGGCGCGCCGCCGAGGCCCAGGCGAACAACTCGAACCACTAGGCGGCGGGAAGCCGGGCACCACAGACGACACCGGAGATCCGGATCGATGACCGCGACCGGCCAGAGCCTCACGCCCCTGCTCGTCGTTCGGGACGTGGCAGCGAGCTCAGCCTGGTATGTCGAACTCTTCGGCTTTGTGAGCGGCCGGGGGGGCCATCACTTCGAGCGGCTCCTGGCGCCGGACGGACGCGTCGAACTGCTGCTGCACCACCGCGAGTTCAAGGCCCACCCGGGGATGACGGACCCGGCGGAGGGGACGCCCGGCCGCGGCGTCCTGCTCTACTTCTACACCG contains:
- a CDS encoding cytochrome c, with amino-acid sequence MMRKFDPIPLKRAAIAIGAAFGALSVAGPAGAQQNGSGDMTFNRDVMPILQAKCQECHQEGSIAPMSLLTYRDAYRWASSIREKVSNRVMPPWHLDPTVGIQEFRNDRSLSNEEIGTIVAWIDGGRVEGDPADLPPPVEFPDPNEWRLLDEFGEPDLVIASEPYTLEAETMDKWWRPVTPTGITEPRWVKAIEIRPAGNDGRTITHHVLAFLQQNEEESPMSARIVEASTRGGAMGGPDLFMEWAVGKEGEIFPEGAGKIMLPGSQIRWEVHLHAMGERVEDSYVELGVWFYPKGEEPRNRTRLMIYNATGRTGLDIPPGEIAVTQDFHTLRWPARLENFQPHMHMRGKAMSLEAIYPDGRKELINQVDNFQWNWHINYIYEEDAAPLLPAGTTLVITAWHDNTVENPNNPDHEQWVGYGDRTVDEMAHLWVDVTYLDPAEFEALVAAREEARRAAEAQANNSNH
- a CDS encoding VOC family protein, whose protein sequence is MTATGQSLTPLLVVRDVAASSAWYVELFGFVSGRGGHHFERLLAPDGRVELLLHHREFKAHPGMTDPAEGTPGRGVLLYFYTEDAQAVFERARAMGADCLDEPHLNPNARSIEFTLRDPDGYPISVSQRLPRDD